The following are from one region of the Acanthopagrus latus isolate v.2019 chromosome 2, fAcaLat1.1, whole genome shotgun sequence genome:
- the triap1 gene encoding TP53-regulated inhibitor of apoptosis 1 gives MNSVGEACTDLKREYDQCFNRWFAEKFLKGDRSGDPCTETFRKYQRCVQKAIKEKDIPIDGVEFMGPNKDKPES, from the coding sequence ATGAACAGTGTCGGGGAGGCCTGCACCGACCTGAAGCGGGAGTACGACCAGTGCTTCAACCGCTGGTTCGCCGAGAAGTTCCTGAAGGGGGACCGGAGCGGCGACCCGTGTACCGAGACCTTCCGGAAGTACCAGCGGTGCGTCCAGAAGGCCATCAAGGAGAAGGACATCCCGATCGACGGGGTGGAGTTCATGGGCCCCAACAAGGACAAGCCCGAGAGCTGA